The Bdellovibrio sp. GT3 genome contains the following window.
CAATGTAAGGTTGGGAAAGGTGAACTTTGATGAATTCGTATTGTTTTTTCAAATTGGCTTTATGGGTTTTCCAGCCGGCAAAATCAAAACCTGGAGCTTTGAATTCCTTGTCATAGAAGCTCATGTACTTGTCGATATCCTGAGCTTCCCAGGATTGGCGCCAGCCTTCCACGAAAGTGTTCAAAGCCATGCGACGTTTTTCGTGTTCATCTTTGGAAACGTAGCTGACCTGATCAAAGATAAGGATAGGTGTTTCGTTCAGTTTGATATAGTCGGCCAGTTTTTTGATCACTTCATTACGAACCACGACGCAACCACGGGAGCCGCGGGTCAATGGAACCGTGTCGGGGATGGCGTGCAACCAGATGCCAGAACCTGTTTTGTTTTCGCGCTTGTCGAAAAGATTCGGGTAGTTGGTTGTAAAAGCCAAAGCACCATATAAGTTGAACGGAATTTCAGGTTGAGTCAGACGCTTTTGCAGGAAGTAAATACCTTCTGGCGTCTTTTTATCATCGCGTTTGGTTTTGTTGCCACCAGCGGCGCCGATGTCGGCAGGGAACTCATCCACTTTTTTGATTTGTTCGCCATTGCGTTCAAATACGGAGAGTTTGCGTTTTTCCTTATCTACCAGGAAAACGAATTTAGAAAAGGCATCTGTCTCGGAGATTTGTAGCAGCGGTGCCGGCAACAAATCGTTCGCCCCAAATTGAGACGGTGCAGAAGATACAGATTCCGCCTTTACAGGCAAACAAGCTAAAATAATAAGACTGACCGAGAGTAAACTTCTCATAATACATTATTTCGGAAGACTCGTGATTTTTGTCAAGCCTCAGAATCAAAATGTCTAAAGGTTAGACGAAAAGTATGAATTTCCCTTGGAAAATTTGAGTCTATTCCCGTTAAGACCTAGGACTGAAGCACCGATAGTTCCCTTGAAGTGAGAGGTTTACATGGCACAGAGTCAAGAGGGACAGGCAGCAGCAAAGCCCAAAAATTCCGGTATGATCCTGCAGATAGCTTTTGCAGTCCTTAATTTGGCGGTCATGGGGGGCGGGGCCTATATGGTTTACGCCGCGACAATCGGATGGGAATCGCCATCTATTGGTGAGGAAACGGCGCAAAGGGAACTGGCGTCAGTGGAAACGACTGAATTGGCCCCAATGGTTTATACCATGGACAAATTCACCGTTAATTTAAATGGTGAGCCGAAAAGAACCATCCGCCTTGAGGTCAATTTGCAGATGCTGGGCAAAGACGGTTTTGAAGAGGTCATGGAACCAGAGAACCGCGCCAAAGCCCGCGATAAAATCGTGCGTATCCTAAACGATGAAGGCTTCAATAACCTTGAAAGCATTCAAGGGAAGCTTTTCCTTAAAGATAAAATTGCGATGGAAGTTAACAGCATTCTTCATCGCGGCGTTGTGAAAGACGTCTTCTTCTCTGACTTCGTCGTTCAATAGTTTTAAACTGCCAAATAGCACACAAAGGTCTGGCCCTCTTGGCGAAGGTCGGGCTTTGTCTTAAGTCTTAAATATCCTCAAATCATTGTCATCTTGTCCTCGGAGCACCAAACTTACATCTATAGAAATTACTCCAAGGAAAGAAGCAACTATGAAACGGATTTCTAATTTGCTTGTCGCAATGACATGCATTTTCGTGACTTCAGCCCAAGCCGTCGAACCGACTCCAAATAAAAGTCTTAATCCCAATCCCGAGGTCATTGGCGCCATCAAAGGATGGGCAAATACCGGTGCATTGAAACTCAGCCTGCCGGTTACGAAGTTTCAGTTGAAAAATGGGTTGACGGTGCTGTTGGTCGAAGACCATACCGTGCCGATGGTCAGCTATCACACTTGGTACCGTGTTGGATCCCGTGACGAAACTCCGGGAGTGACGGGCGCGGCTCACATGCTTGAACATATGATGTTCAAGGGTGCGAAGAAATACGACGGCAAAGCGTTTGATCGTATTTTTCATGAGAACGGTATTTCCAATAATGCTTTCACGACAAATGACTACACCGGTTTTTACCAGAATCTTCCTAGTGACAAGCTGGAACTGGTTATGGATATGGAAGTCGACCGCATGAGTGCGCTGGCTTTGAAGCCAGAGGACTTAAAAAGCGAAAAAGAAGTTGTGAAAGAAGAGCGTCGCTGGCGCATTGATAACAACCCAATGGGTGTGGTCCGTGAGACCATGATGGGCACTGTTTTTAAAACCAGTCCTTATCGTTGGCCGGTGATCGGTTATATGAAAGATATCGAGCAGTATGACTCTGACAAGCTGCGATTTTTCTATAGCACATTCTACGTCCCGAATAATGCCGTCTTGGTACTGGTCGGGGATTTTGACACTGCAAAAACAAAATCTTTGATCGAAAAATACTATGGCGCGCTGGAGTCCCGTCCGCTTCCAAGAAGAGAATATCCAAAGGAAAGAACTCAATCTGTTCAACAAAACGCGGTGATCCGTCGTGATGTGCAAAATGATTCATTCATCATTGCCTTCCAAAGCCCGAAGCAAAGTGATCCTGATATGTTTGCCTTGGACCTGGCGGCAAATATTCTGGGCAATGGGTCTTCTTCCAGATTGTACAAGCGCCTGGTTTATCAAAAACAGGTGGCGACCTCCACGTACGCCTTTAACTATGCCCTGCAGGACGCGGGTGTCTATGCGACGGGTGTGATGATGAAGCCGGGGATCAGTCATAAAGAGACCTTGGATGTGGTTTACAATGAGATCTGGAAACTAAGAAATCAAAAAGTCACAGATGCAGAGCTGGCGAAAGCCAAAACTCAGGTGATCAAGGATCTGGTCGACAGTTTGAAAACCATGGACGGCAAGGCGCGCGCTTTGGCGGTTAACGAGATTCAAACGGGAACTTACGAAAATCTGTTCAATGATGTTGAAAAGTATCAGGCGGTGACTGCTGATGACATCAAACGTGTCAGTGAAAAGTACACCAATCAAACTCAACGCTCCATCATCGTGCTGGAACCTAAAGTGAAACAAGGAGCTGCAAATGAATAAGCTTATTCAACATCTGACCTTGCCGGTTGTCTGTGTGGCGCTGGCTTCCTGTGCTGGAAAAAGCTCCAAGCAGGATCACCCTGTGCCGGCGGGTTACACGGCTGGTAAAAGTGCCGGCACCTTTAAGTTGATGCCTTATAAAGAAGTTGTTCTCGAGAATGGTTTAAAGATTATCTATGTTCGCGACAACAGTTTGCCGCGTATCAGTCTGACGACTTTGATCAAAACCGGGAATATGCAGGAGCCCAAGGATCTGGCGGGTTTGAACGCCATCACTGCATATCTTCTGGAGCAGGGGACGCAATCCCGTGATGCGATGAAAATCGCAGATGAGTTTGGTCAGATGGGGACCGCTGTTGATGTGAATCCTGGCTATGACACAACAACCGTTTATGCGGACGCCTTGATCAACGATGCTTCAGCACTTTTACAGGTGTATTCAGACATTCTGATGAATCCCTCTTTCAAGGACGGGGAAATCAACAGAATGCGTTCGCAATTGGTTGCCAGCCTGAAAAAGAAAATCGACCATCCATCGGCTTTCGCAGACGAGCAAATGGATCAATTCCTATACGGCGAACACCCCTATGGTCGTGATTCCAATGGCACACTGACGGGCCTGCAAACTTTGCGCAAGCAGGACATCATTCGTCACTATCTGACATACTTCCGTCCGAACAACGCAACTATGGCGGTTGTTGGGAAGTTTGATGCAGCCTTTGAAAAAGAATTTCAGGATACGATGGGTAAGTGGACGAAAAGAACCATCCCGGAGGCAGAAGTTACAAAAGCACCAGCTATTGAAAGCCTGCAGGTTAAATTGGTTGTGAAAAAAGGTTTGCAGCAGACTCAGATTCGCGTTTCGCAATTGGGTATTGCCAGAACCGACAAGGACTTTATCCCGCTTCGTATGGTGAATGAGTCTTTGGGGGGGAGTTTCGGAAGTCGTCTAAATCAAAAAGTACGTGATGATCTGGGACTGACATACTCCATTTACTCTGGGTTCGATGCTCGTAAAGATCGTGGCAGTTTCGATATTTCCACTTTCACCAAGAACGAAACCGCAGCCAAAGCACTGGATGAGACTTTGAAAGTTGTAAAAGACTTTGTGGAAAATGGTGCGACGGAGCAGGAGGCTGCAGCAGCTCGCAATCAATTGGTGGGACAGTTCCCAAGAGCGATTGAAACATCAGATCGCCTGGCCTATAACCTGTTGGTTTTGGATTACTATGGTATCTCTTATGATTATCTGACTGATTACGTTTCCAACGTGAAGAAGATTAAACAGAAAGATGCCAATGCGACGATCAAAAAGCACTTGAGCCCGGTGAATTTTAAAGTCGTGGTTTACGGGAATGATTCAATCATTTCGCAGTTTAAGGACTATAAACCGGAAATCGTCAGAGTCCGCTAGTACCAAAAAAGATAGTTCTAAAATCAGCCGGGTTCTTCACTCGGCTGATTTTTTTTAGAGACTTCGCTTGAGTCATTTGAAAATATGGGTGTGTCACTCATTCCCACTCTTCCGATAAAAGGAAGTTTTAAAGCCGGGCGCGCGAAGTCGATTCCGAAACTCATGCCCAAAAAATTCAATTCAATTCCCTCGGCCAATCCGATACTGGCTCCAAGCATGCCAAAAATCGAAAGCTGTACTCCGGTGCCTGATTCAGTGATCCCTACCGGCTGACCCTTGCCAATCCAGTCCTTGCCGACCGCATGGGGCGGTAGATCCGTATAAATGCCAGGCGTGTTTCTCATGACGTAGGAAACAAAAGTGTTGCTGTTGGGGCCGGGGTAGATGCGGTAAGACTGTGGATAGGGATAACTTTCGATGGATTTCACCAAGTGCGGAATCATTTCTTCAGCGGCAGCGCCTCGGACATCCAAATGCAGTGTCGGGTCGTTGCCGAACCACTTTTGATCCGGCTGGCGCTGTGTTTGGCGAATGACCGGGAGACCGCGATTGGCGTAGTAACCGATCACCTCAACAACATTCCAATCTGGTGCGTTTGCATTTTTATAAGCGATCCATGAGTGAACGGCTAAGTTGCCTTTCCATCCATAGGTACGTGCGGAATAGATCTGAACGATGGCGCGGGGTTCTTGTTGGGGAGTTGGTGCGATTCCAACAGAGCTGCGATCTGCAGTTCTCCAGTCGTTGGCTGTGGCGGAAGATGAGGCGATTAAGAATAGACCCAACAGGGTGATGGCTTTGATCTTCATACAGATAAGAGTATCTGAAAAGAAACAAAAAAGGGGTGTGAAAATCACACCCCTTAAGGAAAATAACGATTTCTCTTATTTGCGCTTGTTCTTTTTCGCACGCAGGAAAATAAAGGCGCCCAAAGCAGCTAGCAAAAGGGCACCGAATAACAACAGCCCCTTGTTGGATTTGCCGGTTTTAGGACCGTCTTGGTACATATCCTCAGGCATGGCTCCTTGGATGCCTTCGCCAAATGTGCCACCACCAGGACGCAACGGACCCAATTCAGGTTTAGCCAAAAGATTTTTAGAGGCGATCACGCGCAAACTCATGACAGCTTTGAAAAAGTCAGAGCTGTACTTTGTGTAGTATTGTTTGTGAGCAGAGAAAGTAACCAGAATGGCAATCTTGTCTTTGATCGTTGCAACGTAACGAGTGAAGTAGTTCGGTACTTCCGAGTTCATGTGCAAGGCGTCGACCCAGATTTGATCGTTTATGGTTTCTTTTTTGCTTTTATAAACCACTTTGGAAGTCAGAGAACCGCCGCCTTTAGTGACGATTGAAATTGGTGAGTCCAAATGTGTCTGGTAAAGCGGGTAGGTATCTGTCGGTCCCACCTCTTTAGCAGTCAGAATAATGATAGCTTCTTTGGATTCTTTGTTCTGTTCGCTTCGGCAAACCCATTCGGTTTGTTCAAGATTGCATTTCCAGGTTTCTGGAAGCTCAAAAGAAATGTAGGCGTTGCGGAAGACTTTTGCATTGGCGCTAAAACTGAGTAGAATAATTGCGAGCGGCGCTAACAAACGTAACATCATGTTGATTCCTCCAGATGCAGACGATTGTAAGTATAATAACAAAAACCGCCCGGATCAAATCGCAAAGGAGAAATTCTCGTGAAGAACCTATACCAGCTGACAACCTTTGTGACTGTCATCAGCGAGGGCAGCATGACTGCCGCTGCCGATAAGCTTTATTTGACTCAACCTGCAGTCAGTCAGCAGATCCGCAATCTGGAGGAAGATCTAGGTGTGGAGCTTTTGGTTCGAGGCGTTCGCCAGATCAAGGCAACACCTCAGGGTGAAGTCTTGTTTGATTATGCCAAAAAGATCATTCATTTGACCCAGCAGGCGGAAATCGCCATTAAGTCCATCGGAAATCAAATGAAAGGACAATTGCGAATTGGGACGCTGAACTCGATTGGTCTGCATTTAATGAGTCCGATTGTGGGCAGGCTTATGCGCCACAATCCGGATTTGTCTCTTAAAATCGACTATGAATCCGGCGAGGACCTGATCAAGAATTTTAAAAAGTCCTTATATGATGTGATCATTCTGCCGGAAACCAAGTTGGAGTTTTCAGAAGACATGGAAGGCTGCGAACAAAAGTTCCTGGTAAAGGAAGAGATGTGGCTGGTAGGGTCCAGTAAAGACGAGAAAATGCCTCAGCAGATCACATCCAAGGATTTGAATGCGTTTCCGGTGGTGGACTTCACTCAGGAGTTCCCGCGCTTTAATCGCATCCTTAAGGAAAAGATGGACGCCTCCCAGGCTCATGCCATTTTCGAATCAGCGAATGTGGGAACATTGAAACGTGTGATCGAAGCGGGACTGGGTTGGGGTTTTCTGCCAGCTCATTCCGTGAAAAAACAGGTTCGCTCCGGGCGCTTGAATCGCGTTTACGTTAAGGATCTTTCGTACGAAATGGATCTGACGTTCTATTATAAAAAGAACTCCACCAACAAGCCTTTGGTCGAGATCTTCTATTCGACTTTGGCAGGGCAGGAAAAAGCCTAGCCCTTGGTTCGTCTATAAAAACTGTCACATTTTTCCGAAAAGTACATTGACGCAAGTTTAGTAACTTTTTCGGAAAAGGTGCTTTGTGAAAGTTAAACCGTCCATACAAATTAAGATGTCAGTGCCAATCATCTTCATCGCCATTCTCGTATTCGCGGCGATGAACTTCCTTGTTGCACGAAACAGCTTGAAGACAGCTGAAAAGCAGGCTGTGGATGAAACTACGGCGATTGCCAAGGCCTATGCCAATGAAATGCGCCTTCAGGCGGAAGCGGGTTTGGGGACAGCGCGGATTCTGGCGCAGCACCTAAAATCCAATCGAATGAATCAACATGTCGAGAGAACCCCTGTTGAACACACCTTTAAAAGCATTCTTGAAAGCAATAAAAGTTTGATTGGTGTTTGGACTGCATGGGAACCGAATGCCTGGGATGGACAGGATGCCAAGTTTGCCAATACACCTGGTTATGATAGCACGGGTCGCTTTATTCCATACCTAAGTTACGCCGAAGGCAAAGCAGTTCTGACGCCGTTATTGGATTATGAAAAACAGGGAG
Protein-coding sequences here:
- a CDS encoding L,D-transpeptidase family protein, whose protein sequence is MRSLLSVSLIILACLPVKAESVSSAPSQFGANDLLPAPLLQISETDAFSKFVFLVDKEKRKLSVFERNGEQIKKVDEFPADIGAAGGNKTKRDDKKTPEGIYFLQKRLTQPEIPFNLYGALAFTTNYPNLFDKRENKTGSGIWLHAIPDTVPLTRGSRGCVVVRNEVIKKLADYIKLNETPILIFDQVSYVSKDEHEKRRMALNTFVEGWRQSWEAQDIDKYMSFYDKEFKAPGFDFAGWKTHKANLKKQYEFIKVHLSQPYIVQHNDQLLVKTLQRYESDKHIDYGVKTIYAVKSGDTYKIIREEWAPFSQKAVSSAIARENSMTAQAGNIQQTQ
- a CDS encoding flagellar basal body-associated FliL family protein, which translates into the protein MAQSQEGQAAAKPKNSGMILQIAFAVLNLAVMGGGAYMVYAATIGWESPSIGEETAQRELASVETTELAPMVYTMDKFTVNLNGEPKRTIRLEVNLQMLGKDGFEEVMEPENRAKARDKIVRILNDEGFNNLESIQGKLFLKDKIAMEVNSILHRGVVKDVFFSDFVVQ
- a CDS encoding M16 family metallopeptidase; this encodes MKRISNLLVAMTCIFVTSAQAVEPTPNKSLNPNPEVIGAIKGWANTGALKLSLPVTKFQLKNGLTVLLVEDHTVPMVSYHTWYRVGSRDETPGVTGAAHMLEHMMFKGAKKYDGKAFDRIFHENGISNNAFTTNDYTGFYQNLPSDKLELVMDMEVDRMSALALKPEDLKSEKEVVKEERRWRIDNNPMGVVRETMMGTVFKTSPYRWPVIGYMKDIEQYDSDKLRFFYSTFYVPNNAVLVLVGDFDTAKTKSLIEKYYGALESRPLPRREYPKERTQSVQQNAVIRRDVQNDSFIIAFQSPKQSDPDMFALDLAANILGNGSSSRLYKRLVYQKQVATSTYAFNYALQDAGVYATGVMMKPGISHKETLDVVYNEIWKLRNQKVTDAELAKAKTQVIKDLVDSLKTMDGKARALAVNEIQTGTYENLFNDVEKYQAVTADDIKRVSEKYTNQTQRSIIVLEPKVKQGAANE
- a CDS encoding M16 family metallopeptidase, with product MNKLIQHLTLPVVCVALASCAGKSSKQDHPVPAGYTAGKSAGTFKLMPYKEVVLENGLKIIYVRDNSLPRISLTTLIKTGNMQEPKDLAGLNAITAYLLEQGTQSRDAMKIADEFGQMGTAVDVNPGYDTTTVYADALINDASALLQVYSDILMNPSFKDGEINRMRSQLVASLKKKIDHPSAFADEQMDQFLYGEHPYGRDSNGTLTGLQTLRKQDIIRHYLTYFRPNNATMAVVGKFDAAFEKEFQDTMGKWTKRTIPEAEVTKAPAIESLQVKLVVKKGLQQTQIRVSQLGIARTDKDFIPLRMVNESLGGSFGSRLNQKVRDDLGLTYSIYSGFDARKDRGSFDISTFTKNETAAKALDETLKVVKDFVENGATEQEAAAARNQLVGQFPRAIETSDRLAYNLLVLDYYGISYDYLTDYVSNVKKIKQKDANATIKKHLSPVNFKVVVYGNDSIISQFKDYKPEIVRVR
- a CDS encoding DUF3750 domain-containing protein; the encoded protein is MKIKAITLLGLFLIASSSATANDWRTADRSSVGIAPTPQQEPRAIVQIYSARTYGWKGNLAVHSWIAYKNANAPDWNVVEVIGYYANRGLPVIRQTQRQPDQKWFGNDPTLHLDVRGAAAEEMIPHLVKSIESYPYPQSYRIYPGPNSNTFVSYVMRNTPGIYTDLPPHAVGKDWIGKGQPVGITESGTGVQLSIFGMLGASIGLAEGIELNFLGMSFGIDFARPALKLPFIGRVGMSDTPIFSNDSSEVSKKNQPSEEPG
- a CDS encoding LPXTG cell wall anchor domain-containing protein; translated protein: MMLRLLAPLAIILLSFSANAKVFRNAYISFELPETWKCNLEQTEWVCRSEQNKESKEAIIILTAKEVGPTDTYPLYQTHLDSPISIVTKGGGSLTSKVVYKSKKETINDQIWVDALHMNSEVPNYFTRYVATIKDKIAILVTFSAHKQYYTKYSSDFFKAVMSLRVIASKNLLAKPELGPLRPGGGTFGEGIQGAMPEDMYQDGPKTGKSNKGLLLFGALLLAALGAFIFLRAKKNKRK
- a CDS encoding LysR family transcriptional regulator — its product is MKNLYQLTTFVTVISEGSMTAAADKLYLTQPAVSQQIRNLEEDLGVELLVRGVRQIKATPQGEVLFDYAKKIIHLTQQAEIAIKSIGNQMKGQLRIGTLNSIGLHLMSPIVGRLMRHNPDLSLKIDYESGEDLIKNFKKSLYDVIILPETKLEFSEDMEGCEQKFLVKEEMWLVGSSKDEKMPQQITSKDLNAFPVVDFTQEFPRFNRILKEKMDASQAHAIFESANVGTLKRVIEAGLGWGFLPAHSVKKQVRSGRLNRVYVKDLSYEMDLTFYYKKNSTNKPLVEIFYSTLAGQEKA